The Coleofasciculaceae cyanobacterium genome window below encodes:
- a CDS encoding IS1 family transposase yields IKRLARKTICFSKSEEMHDLVIGLFINRYEFGIDI; encoded by the coding sequence ATCAAACGTTTAGCCAGAAAAACCATCTGTTTTTCTAAATCGGAAGAAATGCACGATCTTGTGATCGGTTTGTTCATAAATAGATATGAATTTGGCATAGATATCTAA